The proteins below come from a single Lodderomyces elongisporus chromosome 3, complete sequence genomic window:
- the TIR3_1 gene encoding putative beta-1,6-N-acetylglucosaminyltransferase: MYSKTTSLYSIIILLSTFLHFISADSTDSTESSAQATSSQPDEVVLLTRLVSDVATNANEYIHFFETQTQVPIPLNLIGTLRQITTYTDDSYTTLAENSALMGSVESLVTVLPWYESRIVSGDGDGKVLSLSDVGSVSGSASGSSGSSSKSSNESQNGGAMIAGGVFAMCAGLLLAI; encoded by the coding sequence ATGTACTCGAAAACAACTTCACTCTATAGCATCATTATATTGCTTTCAACCtttcttcattttattAGTGCAGACTCAACAGACTCAACAGAATCAAGTGCTCAAGCGACATCATCGCAGCCAGATGAAGTGGTTCTTTTAACTCGTCTTGTTTCTGATGTTGcaacaaatgcaaatgaatACATCCATTTCTTtgaaacacaaacacaagtCCCAATTCCATTAAACCTTATTGGCACCTTACGACAAATCACCACATACACGGATGACTCATACACCACCTTGGCCGAAAACCTGGCGTTGATGGGATCAGTAGAGAGTTTGGTCACAGTGTTGCCTTGGTATGAGTCAAGGATCGTCTCTGGAGATGGTGATGGAAAAGTACTCAGCTTGAGTGATGTCGGAAGTGTCAGCGGAAGTGCCAGTGGAAGTAGCGGAAGTTCTAGCAAAAGTTCCAATGAGAGTCAAAATGGCGGTGCCATGATTGCAGGCGGTGTTTTTGCCATGTGTGCCGGTCTACTCTTGGCCATTTAA